The following are encoded together in the Canis aureus isolate CA01 chromosome 30, VMU_Caureus_v.1.0, whole genome shotgun sequence genome:
- the CGGBP1 gene encoding CGG triplet repeat-binding protein 1, whose translation MERFVVTAPPARNRSKTALYVTPLDRVTEFGGELHEDGGKLFCTSCNVVLNHVRKSAISDHLKSKTHTKRKAEFEEQNVRKKQRPLTASLQCNSTAQTEKVSVIQDFVKMCLEANIPLEKADHPAVRAFLSRHVKNGGSIPKSDQLRRAYLPDGYENENQLLNSQDC comes from the coding sequence ATGGAAAGATTTGTAGTGACAGCACCACCTGCTCGAAACCGTTCTAAGACTGCTTTATATGTGACTCCCCTGGATCGAGTCACTGAGTTTGGAGGTGAGCTACACGAAGATGGAGGAAAACTCTTCTGCACTTCTTGCAATGTGGTTCTGAATCATGTTCGCAAGTCTGCCATTAGTGACCACCTTAAGTCAAAGACTCATACCAAGAGGAAGGCAGAGTTTGAAGAGCAGAatgtgagaaagaagcagaggcCCCTAACTGCATCCCTTCAGTGCAACAGTACTGCGCAAACAGAGAAAGTCAGTGTTATCCAGGACTTTGTGAAAATGTGCCTGGAAGCCAACATCCCACTTGAGAAGGCTGATCACCCAGCAGTCCGTGCTTTCCTGTCTCGCCATGTGAAGAATGGAGGCTCCATACCTAAGTCAGACCAGCTGAGGAGAGCATATCTGCCTGATGGCTATGAAAATGAGAATCAACTCCTCAACTCACAAGATTGTTGA